A single Anopheles arabiensis isolate DONGOLA chromosome 2, AaraD3, whole genome shotgun sequence DNA region contains:
- the LOC120901380 gene encoding uncharacterized protein LOC120901380: MATGARGDRKMRVVALVSGGKDSTYNMMQVVAEGHELVALANLHPKDRDELDSYMYQTVGHQGIEKLAQAMELPLYRRMTRGHSINTKGHYEPTEDDEVEDLYELLAEVQREQRVEAVAVGAILSDYQRVRVENVCTRLNLISLAYLWRRDQTELLQEMIDCQVHAIIIKVAALGLMPDRHLGKSLKELQPHLLLMRDKYGLNVCGEGGEYETFTLDCPLFRSRIVVDDVQTVISSADPVCPVGYLNFTKLRLVPKERIEPVLIKNSLDFIHDLNESSYSDLSDPDLSETELELIERSSCGLVPGLGAVSRGSVMRSSFSKDDLSGIGMTAAAAGTAVVLSRSNSITKELTLCTSLETCAPFSSKSPVRIVTKARSCIGAGEGSSVGTAPGSLSLNDGPMVVGPVEVLPPFQYARESRPLANKPRAIVNSKGWMWVAGVQGCGQDSRQAMASALATLEEMIQSHSFTLRQICYITLYVRNMTEYSFINEIYSTVFAFPNPPTRVCVECPLPADCAVVLEAVAFNPVSSASELEHKRQTMHVQGISHWAPANIGTYSQSTKVGHITYISGQIALVPGSMTIIEGGIRQQCKLTLRHLSRIAKAMNAQGGQLRDVVQGICFVTHPSYIYEARRQWERRTANAIIDYIVVPALPRGALVEWQVWAHSHNDKFDYEETGCSIGEYSISIRRRWNYENNCASIVCYVSTGLATSTTKLTELTDDYLHHHSQLAQRITRDHLHDTIAYVLRKLLQAYPGLLGTSPSSPSAASNSDEPAGTGDEDQIVRPHPARGAAPPPPPSVHLRVFYQVDAVPSVQFLIDAIESFLVSPANRARIAYTVIPACHLQNFSTFISICGLRHHE, encoded by the exons ATGGCGACCGGGGCCCGCGGCGACCGGAAGATGCGGGTGGTGGCGCTGGTGAGCGGCGGCAAGGACAGCACGTACAACATGATGCAGGTGGTGGCGGAGGGCCACGAGCTGGTCGCGCTGGCCAACCTCCATCCGAAGGACCGGGACGAGCTGGACAGCTACATGTACCAGACGGTGGGCCACCAGGGGATCGAGAAGCTGGCCCAGGCGATGGAGCTGCCACTGTACCGGCGCATGACGCGCGGCCACTCGATCAACACCAAGGGCCACTACGAGCCGACCGAGGACGACGAGGTGGAGGATCTGTACGAGCTGCTGGCGGAGGTGCAGCGGGAGCAGCGCGTCGAGGCGGTGGCCGTCGGTGCCATCCTGTCCGACTATCAGCGCGTACGGGTGGAGAATGT CTGCACCCGGCTGAACCTTATCTCGCTCGCGTACCTgtggcgccgggaccagaccGAGCTGCTGCAGGAGATGATCGACTGTCAGGTGCACGCGATCATCATCAAGGTAGCGGCGCTCGGGCTCATGCCGGACCGGCACCTGGGCAAATCGCTCAAGGAGCTGCAGCCGCACCTGCTGCTGATGCGCGACAAGTACGGGCTGAATGTGTGCGGCGAGGGCGGCGAGTACGAAACGTTCACGCTCGACTGTCCGCTGTTCCGCAGCCGGATCGTGGTGGACGACGTGCAGACGGTCATCAGCTCGGCCGATCCGGTCTGCCCGGTCGGCTATCTGAACTTCACCAAGCTGCGGCTGGTGCCGAAGGAGCGCATCGAGCCGGTGCTGATCAAAAACTCGCTCGACTTTATCCACGATCTGAACGAGTCGAGCTACAGCGATCTGAGCGATCCGGACCTGAGCGAAACCGAGCTGGAGCTGATCGAGCGCAGCAGCTGCGGGCTGGTGCCCGGGCTCGGTGCGGTCTCCCGCGGCAGCGTCATGCGCAGCTCCTTCAGCAAGGACGATCTGAGCGGGATCGGGAtgacggcggcggcagcaggtACCGCGGTAGTGCTGtcccgcagcaacagcatcacgAAGGAGCTGACGCTGTGCACGAGCCTCGAAACGTGCGCCCCGTTTAGCAGCAAATCACCCGTCCGGATCGTGACGAAGGCGCGCTCCTGCATCGGGGCGGGCGAGGGTAGTAGCGTTGGCACGGCCCCGGGCTCACTGTCACTGAACGACGGGCCGATGGTGGTGGGCCCGGTAGAGGTGCTGCCTCCGTTTCAGTACGCGCGCGAAAGCCGACCGCTGGCCAACAAACCGCGCGCGATCGTCAACTCGAAGGGCTGGATGTGGGTGGCCGGTGTGCAGGGGTGCGGGCAGGACTCGCGGCAAGCCATGGCCAGCGCACTGGCGACGCTGGAAG aaatgaTTCAATCGCACTCGTTCACGCTGCGCCAGATATGCTACATTACGCTGTACGTGCGAAATATGACCGAATATAGCTTTATCAACGAAATCTACTCAACGGTGTTCGCATTCCCGAATCCTCCGACGCGA GTGTGCGTGGAATGTCCCCTGCCGGCGGATTGTGCCGTCGTTCTGGAGGCTGTTGCTTTTAATCCCGTTTCTAGTG CGTCGGAACTGGAACACAAACGACAGACAATGCACGTGCAGGGCATTTCCCATTGGGCACCGGCCAACATCGGCACCTACAGCCAATCGACCAAA gTCGGCCACATCACGTACATCTCCGGCCAGATTGCGCTCGTGCCGGGCAGCATGACGATCATCGAGGGCGGCATCAGGCAGCAGTGCAAGCTGACACTGCGCCACCTCAGCCGAATAGCGAAGGCAATGAATGCGCAGGGCGGCCAGCTGCGGGACGTCGTGCAGGGCATCTGTTTCGTGACGCACCCGAGCTACATCTACGAGGCCCGGCGGCAGTGGGAACGGCGGACGGCGAACGCGATCATCGACTACATCGTGGTGCCGGCGCTGCCCCGCGGCGCCCTGGTCGAGTGGCAGGTGTGGGCCCATTCGCACAACGACAAGTTTGACT ACGAGGAAACGGGCTGCTCGATCGGCGAGTACTCGATATCGATCCGGCGGCGCTGGAACTACGAAAACAACTGCGCCTCGATCGTGTGCTACGTGTCGACCGGGCTggccacctccaccaccaagcTGACCGAGCTGACCGACGACTATCTGCACCATCACAGCCAGCTGGCGCAGCGGATCACGCGCGACCACCTGCACGACACGATCGCGTACGTGCTGCGCAAGCTGCTGCAGGCGTACCCGGGCCTGCTCGGCACCAGCCCGTCCTCGCCGTCCGCCGCCAGCAACTCAGATGAGCCGGCCGGCACCGGCGACGAGGACCAGATCGTGCGGCCCCATCCGGCGCGGGGGGcggcaccgccaccgccgccgtcgGTC
- the LOC120904058 gene encoding beta-TrCP, which yields MMKMDTDKIMDDGISNSQYTTQILYDPARKKEPSPTFQTERDTCLSYFSKWNEANQVDFVEQLLSRMCHYQHGHINAYLKPMLQRDFITLLPTKGLDHVAENILSYLDAKSLCRAERVCKEWSRVISEGMLWKKLIERNVRTDSLWRGLAERKGWIKYLFIPRPGVTLRQHKFYRELFPKIMKDIEAIENNWRTGNHNLQRINCRSENSKGVYCLQYDDDKIVSGLRDNTIKIWSRSTLQCCMILTGHTGSVLCLQYDDKVIISGSSDSTVRVWDVNTGEMVNTLIHHCEAVLHLRFNNGMMVTCSKDRSIAVWDMVSPTEIGLRRVLVGHRAAVNVVDFDEKYIVSASGDRTIKVWNSTNCEFLRTLNGHKRGIACLQYRDRLVVSGSSDNSIRLWDIECGTCLRILEGHEELVRCIRFDSKRIVSGAYDGKIKVWDLQAALDIRAQTNTLCLKTLVEHTGRVFRLQFDEFQIVSSSHDDTILIWDFLNCSPQEETTAPSSGGSIVPSNHHNNSGSSSGSGSIGGGPAIGGVVGVGMGGGGGGGGGDGGGSSSSGGGGGNLNGSLALQNRTNNNGAGNNNNNNLQNDDLSD from the exons ATGATGAAAATGGATACGGACAAAATCATGGACGACGGGATCAGTAATTCACAG TACACCACCCAGATACTGTACGATCCGGCGAGGAAGAAAGAACCGTCGCCGACGTTTCAAACCGAGCGCGATACCTGTCTGTCGTACTTCTCCAAATGGAACGAGGCCAACCAGGTGGACtttgtcgagcagcttctCTCCCGCATGTGCCATTACCAGCACGGACACATCAACGCCTACCTGAAACCGATGCTCCAGCGCGACTTCATCACACTGCTGCCCA cAAAAGGATTGGATCACGTGGCAGAAAACATTCTCTCCTATCTAGACGCCAAGTCGCTGTGCCGGGCGGAGCGCGTTTGCAAAGAATGGTCCCGCGTCATCTCCGAAGGCATGCTGTGGAAGAAGCTGATCGAACGAAACGTCCGCACCGATTCCCTCTGGCGGGGGTTGGCAGAACGCAAAGGATG GATCAAATATCTGTTCATACCGCGGCCAGGCGTCACACTGCGACAGCACAAGTTCTACCGCGAGCTGTTCCCCAAGATCATGAAGGACATCGAGGCGATCGAGAACAACTGGCGCACGGGCAATCACAACCTACAGCGAATAAACTGCCGGTCAGAGAATTCGAAGGGCGTCTACTGTTTGCAGTACGATGACGACAAGATTGTGTCCGGGCTGCGCGACAACACGATCAAGATCTGGAGCCGCTCGACGTTGCAGTGCTGCATG ATTCTTACAGGACACACTGGCTCGGTGTTATGCCTACAGTACGACGATAAGGTCATCATTAGCGGGTCGAGCGATTCGACGGTGCGCGTGTGGGACGTGAACACGGGCGAAATGGTCAACACGCTGATACATCACTGTGAGGCGGTACTGCATCTGCGCTTCAACAACGGCATGATGGTAACCTGTTCGAAG GATCGTTCCATTGCCGTGTGGGATATGGTGTCGCCGACGGAGATTGGACTGCGGCGCGTCCTGGTTGGACACCGGGCGGCCGTCAACGTGGTCGACTTCGACGAGAAGTACATCGTGTCGGCATCCGGCGACCGCACGATCAAGGTGTGGAACTCGACCAACTGCGAGTTTTTGCGCACGCTGAACGGCCACAAGCGGGGCATCGCCTGCTTACAGTATCGCGACCGGTTAGTGGTCAGCGGTAGCTCGGATAATTCGATAAG ACTATGGGACATCGAGTGTGGTACCTGTTTGCGAATTCTCGAGGGCCACGAGGAGCTCGTTCGCTGCATTCGGTTCGATTCGAAGCGCATCGTTAGCGGGGCGTACGATGGCAAAATCAAAGTATGGGATCTCCAAGCTGCCTTAGACATTCGAGCACAAACCAATACGCTGTGCTTGAAAACGTTGGTG gaACACACCGGTCGCGTATTCCGGTTGCAATTCGACGAATTCCAGATCGTGAGCAGTTCACACGACGACACGATTCTGATCTGGGACTTCCTTAACTGTTCGCCGCAGGAGGAAACGACCGCACCGTCCTCCGGTGGCAGCATCGTCCCG aGCAACCATCACAACAACAGTGGCAGCAGTAGCGGCAGCGGCTCTATCGGTGGCGGACCAGCGATCGGTGGCGTGGTCGGTGTTGGCATGGGCGGTGGAGGGGGTGGCGGCGGGGGCGAcggtggtggcagcagcagcagtggtggaGGCGGTGGCAACCTAAACGGCAGCCTAGCGCTGCAAAACAGGACAAACAACAATGGTgccggcaacaacaacaacaacaacctgcAGAACGATGATCTGAGCGACTAA
- the LOC120904038 gene encoding protein spartin isoform X1, translated as MDILWESLAETTASIWSMVFPAAPTTPASQEWRRTYETIKAGHDEAYATIERAIKLEEHERPDLALQAYKDGIRRIDETLALPVEVPDLEVQGPQADETWQQAVAMIHKLKRTRGEVLQRVGQLGGNGSSEAGGSAENDTGQRPWTYTELAMALRDMSDAATADESDADRLELLFSCDGVQVYYIEPDGVVSRTMADSTLRIVRIEGDERRQLQATVFLQVIETRSATRIENAEEPLEQLEPVEAKEEHADSKGTAPPVGELPHPPPEEQRPDGPDRPGFLIYPLIPGVSPCYRTEYGAFILPDLGADSERGRAIGLVVPAEADEVVLEILVAFLHGIVTQPSSSTGPARVRKRSLLPDSTTVSAGIIKGAFYLSQGLVRGAEKTGQLIATGTPYVISKLGQKQPAATVAEDATASTTTVHVPKNVRTGIEIAKTVTGTAAGVTSYVAGKVGTATMALGRFLAPHIQRHGSALLAYGTGMSEQAASERMNGALTICAGAVEGFGTVYEGLERSASILGQSLSTSTVQIVEHRYGTEAGRVVGSSLDTVGNVINVTHNMNYITPKGLAKRTAKNAGKALVAGYRPPVPELDGGGGEAGSAGAGAASAAVGESSRTQQRIVPAAVLYPDLAGLAKEVQRKEGGHD; from the exons ATGGACATTCTTTGGGAATCGCTGGCAG AAACAACCGCATCGATCTGGAGCATGGTCTTCCCGGCGGCCCCGACTACGCCCGCCTCCCAAGAGTGGCGCCGAACGTACGAAACAATCAAAGCTGGCCACGATGAAGCGTACGCCACGATCGAGCGTGCGATCAAGCTCGAGGAGCACGAACGTCCCGATCTGGCCCTGCAGGCGTACAAGGACGGCATACGGCGCATCGACGAAACGCTTGCCCTGCCCGTGGAGGTGCCCGACCTGGAAGTGCAGGGCCCGCAGGCAGACGAAACCTGGCAGCAGGCCGTCGCGATGATCCACAAGCTGAAGCGGACGCGCGGTGAAGTTCTGCAGCGCGTCGGACAGCTCGGTGGCAATGGGTCGTCGGAAGCGGGCGGCAGTGCCGAAAATGACACCGGCCAGCGGCCCTGGACGTACACGGAGCTAGCGATGGCACTGCGGGACATGTCGGATGCGGCGACGGCGGACGAATCCGATGCCGACCGGCTGGAATTGCTGTTTTCGTGTGACGGTGTGCAGGTGTACTACATCGAGCCGGACGGCGTGGTCAGCCGGACGATGGCCGACTCGACGCTGCGCATCGTGCGCATTGAGGGCGACGAAAGGCGGCAGCTGCAGGCGACCGTGTTTCTGCAAGTAATCGAAACAAGGTCGGCCACACGCATCGAGAACGCGGAAGAACCTCTGGAGCAGCTCGAACCGGTGGAGGCGAAAGAGGAGCATGCGGACAGCAAGGGTACAGCGCCACCCGTCGGGGAATTACCGCACCCGCCACCGGAGGAACAGCGGCCCGATGGACCGGACCGACCCGGCTTTCTCATCTATCCGCTCATCCCGGGCGTATCGCCCTGCTACCGGACGGAGTACGGCGCCTTCATACTGCCCGATCTAGGCGCGGACAGTGAGCGGGGCCGCGCTATCGGGCTGGTAGTGCCGGCCGAGGCCGATGAAGTGGTGCTGGAGATTTTGGTCGCCTTCCTGCACGGCATTGTCACGCAGCCGTCCAGCAGCACGGGCCCGGCACGCGTTCGCAAGCGCTCCCTCCTGCCCGACTCGACCACCGTGTCGGCCGGCATCATCAAGGGTGCCTTCTACCTTTCGCAGGGCTTAGTGCGGGGCGCGGAAAAGACGGGCCAGCTCATCGCTACCGGCACACCGTACGTTATTTCGAAGCTGGGCCAAAAGCAGCCGGCGGCAACGGTGGCGGAAGATGCGAccgcctccaccaccaccgtgcacGTGCCGAAGAACGTGCGCACCGGCATCGAGATTGCGAAAACGGTCACCGGTACGGCGGCGGGCGTGACGAGCTACGTGGCGGGCAAGGTCGGTACGGCCACGATGGCACTCGGCCGCTTCCTGGCGCCGCACATTCAGCGGCACGGCAGCGCCCTGCTCGCGTACGGTACGGGCATGAGCGAGCAGGCCGCCTCGGAGCGCATGAACGGTGCGCTCACGATCTGCGCCGGTGCGGTGGAGGGGTTCGGCACGGTGTACGAGGGGCTGGAGCGGTCCGCTTCCATCCTGGGGCAGAGCTTGAGCACCAGCACGGTCCAGATAGTGGAGCATCGGTACGGTACGGAGGCGGGCCGGGTGGTGGGCAGCTCGCTCGATACGGTCGGCAACGTGATCAATGTCACGCACAACATGAACTACATTACCCCGAAGGGGTTGGCCAAACGGACGGCCAAGAATGCGGGCAAAGCGCTCGTGGCCGGGTACAGGCCACCGGTGCCGGAGCtggacggtggtggcggtgaggCTGGTTCGGCGGGTGCAGGTGCTGCTAGTGCGGCGGTGGGCGAATCGTCACGCACCCAGCAGCGCATCGTTCCAGCGGCCGTACTTTACCCCGATCTGGCAGGATTAGCGAAGGAGGTGCAGCGGAAGGAAGGAGGGCATGATTAA
- the LOC120904038 gene encoding protein spartin isoform X2 → MKLFLQTTASIWSMVFPAAPTTPASQEWRRTYETIKAGHDEAYATIERAIKLEEHERPDLALQAYKDGIRRIDETLALPVEVPDLEVQGPQADETWQQAVAMIHKLKRTRGEVLQRVGQLGGNGSSEAGGSAENDTGQRPWTYTELAMALRDMSDAATADESDADRLELLFSCDGVQVYYIEPDGVVSRTMADSTLRIVRIEGDERRQLQATVFLQVIETRSATRIENAEEPLEQLEPVEAKEEHADSKGTAPPVGELPHPPPEEQRPDGPDRPGFLIYPLIPGVSPCYRTEYGAFILPDLGADSERGRAIGLVVPAEADEVVLEILVAFLHGIVTQPSSSTGPARVRKRSLLPDSTTVSAGIIKGAFYLSQGLVRGAEKTGQLIATGTPYVISKLGQKQPAATVAEDATASTTTVHVPKNVRTGIEIAKTVTGTAAGVTSYVAGKVGTATMALGRFLAPHIQRHGSALLAYGTGMSEQAASERMNGALTICAGAVEGFGTVYEGLERSASILGQSLSTSTVQIVEHRYGTEAGRVVGSSLDTVGNVINVTHNMNYITPKGLAKRTAKNAGKALVAGYRPPVPELDGGGGEAGSAGAGAASAAVGESSRTQQRIVPAAVLYPDLAGLAKEVQRKEGGHD, encoded by the exons ATGAAACTATTTTTGC AAACAACCGCATCGATCTGGAGCATGGTCTTCCCGGCGGCCCCGACTACGCCCGCCTCCCAAGAGTGGCGCCGAACGTACGAAACAATCAAAGCTGGCCACGATGAAGCGTACGCCACGATCGAGCGTGCGATCAAGCTCGAGGAGCACGAACGTCCCGATCTGGCCCTGCAGGCGTACAAGGACGGCATACGGCGCATCGACGAAACGCTTGCCCTGCCCGTGGAGGTGCCCGACCTGGAAGTGCAGGGCCCGCAGGCAGACGAAACCTGGCAGCAGGCCGTCGCGATGATCCACAAGCTGAAGCGGACGCGCGGTGAAGTTCTGCAGCGCGTCGGACAGCTCGGTGGCAATGGGTCGTCGGAAGCGGGCGGCAGTGCCGAAAATGACACCGGCCAGCGGCCCTGGACGTACACGGAGCTAGCGATGGCACTGCGGGACATGTCGGATGCGGCGACGGCGGACGAATCCGATGCCGACCGGCTGGAATTGCTGTTTTCGTGTGACGGTGTGCAGGTGTACTACATCGAGCCGGACGGCGTGGTCAGCCGGACGATGGCCGACTCGACGCTGCGCATCGTGCGCATTGAGGGCGACGAAAGGCGGCAGCTGCAGGCGACCGTGTTTCTGCAAGTAATCGAAACAAGGTCGGCCACACGCATCGAGAACGCGGAAGAACCTCTGGAGCAGCTCGAACCGGTGGAGGCGAAAGAGGAGCATGCGGACAGCAAGGGTACAGCGCCACCCGTCGGGGAATTACCGCACCCGCCACCGGAGGAACAGCGGCCCGATGGACCGGACCGACCCGGCTTTCTCATCTATCCGCTCATCCCGGGCGTATCGCCCTGCTACCGGACGGAGTACGGCGCCTTCATACTGCCCGATCTAGGCGCGGACAGTGAGCGGGGCCGCGCTATCGGGCTGGTAGTGCCGGCCGAGGCCGATGAAGTGGTGCTGGAGATTTTGGTCGCCTTCCTGCACGGCATTGTCACGCAGCCGTCCAGCAGCACGGGCCCGGCACGCGTTCGCAAGCGCTCCCTCCTGCCCGACTCGACCACCGTGTCGGCCGGCATCATCAAGGGTGCCTTCTACCTTTCGCAGGGCTTAGTGCGGGGCGCGGAAAAGACGGGCCAGCTCATCGCTACCGGCACACCGTACGTTATTTCGAAGCTGGGCCAAAAGCAGCCGGCGGCAACGGTGGCGGAAGATGCGAccgcctccaccaccaccgtgcacGTGCCGAAGAACGTGCGCACCGGCATCGAGATTGCGAAAACGGTCACCGGTACGGCGGCGGGCGTGACGAGCTACGTGGCGGGCAAGGTCGGTACGGCCACGATGGCACTCGGCCGCTTCCTGGCGCCGCACATTCAGCGGCACGGCAGCGCCCTGCTCGCGTACGGTACGGGCATGAGCGAGCAGGCCGCCTCGGAGCGCATGAACGGTGCGCTCACGATCTGCGCCGGTGCGGTGGAGGGGTTCGGCACGGTGTACGAGGGGCTGGAGCGGTCCGCTTCCATCCTGGGGCAGAGCTTGAGCACCAGCACGGTCCAGATAGTGGAGCATCGGTACGGTACGGAGGCGGGCCGGGTGGTGGGCAGCTCGCTCGATACGGTCGGCAACGTGATCAATGTCACGCACAACATGAACTACATTACCCCGAAGGGGTTGGCCAAACGGACGGCCAAGAATGCGGGCAAAGCGCTCGTGGCCGGGTACAGGCCACCGGTGCCGGAGCtggacggtggtggcggtgaggCTGGTTCGGCGGGTGCAGGTGCTGCTAGTGCGGCGGTGGGCGAATCGTCACGCACCCAGCAGCGCATCGTTCCAGCGGCCGTACTTTACCCCGATCTGGCAGGATTAGCGAAGGAGGTGCAGCGGAAGGAAGGAGGGCATGATTAA
- the LOC120904038 gene encoding protein spartin isoform X3, with translation MVFPAAPTTPASQEWRRTYETIKAGHDEAYATIERAIKLEEHERPDLALQAYKDGIRRIDETLALPVEVPDLEVQGPQADETWQQAVAMIHKLKRTRGEVLQRVGQLGGNGSSEAGGSAENDTGQRPWTYTELAMALRDMSDAATADESDADRLELLFSCDGVQVYYIEPDGVVSRTMADSTLRIVRIEGDERRQLQATVFLQVIETRSATRIENAEEPLEQLEPVEAKEEHADSKGTAPPVGELPHPPPEEQRPDGPDRPGFLIYPLIPGVSPCYRTEYGAFILPDLGADSERGRAIGLVVPAEADEVVLEILVAFLHGIVTQPSSSTGPARVRKRSLLPDSTTVSAGIIKGAFYLSQGLVRGAEKTGQLIATGTPYVISKLGQKQPAATVAEDATASTTTVHVPKNVRTGIEIAKTVTGTAAGVTSYVAGKVGTATMALGRFLAPHIQRHGSALLAYGTGMSEQAASERMNGALTICAGAVEGFGTVYEGLERSASILGQSLSTSTVQIVEHRYGTEAGRVVGSSLDTVGNVINVTHNMNYITPKGLAKRTAKNAGKALVAGYRPPVPELDGGGGEAGSAGAGAASAAVGESSRTQQRIVPAAVLYPDLAGLAKEVQRKEGGHD, from the coding sequence ATGGTCTTCCCGGCGGCCCCGACTACGCCCGCCTCCCAAGAGTGGCGCCGAACGTACGAAACAATCAAAGCTGGCCACGATGAAGCGTACGCCACGATCGAGCGTGCGATCAAGCTCGAGGAGCACGAACGTCCCGATCTGGCCCTGCAGGCGTACAAGGACGGCATACGGCGCATCGACGAAACGCTTGCCCTGCCCGTGGAGGTGCCCGACCTGGAAGTGCAGGGCCCGCAGGCAGACGAAACCTGGCAGCAGGCCGTCGCGATGATCCACAAGCTGAAGCGGACGCGCGGTGAAGTTCTGCAGCGCGTCGGACAGCTCGGTGGCAATGGGTCGTCGGAAGCGGGCGGCAGTGCCGAAAATGACACCGGCCAGCGGCCCTGGACGTACACGGAGCTAGCGATGGCACTGCGGGACATGTCGGATGCGGCGACGGCGGACGAATCCGATGCCGACCGGCTGGAATTGCTGTTTTCGTGTGACGGTGTGCAGGTGTACTACATCGAGCCGGACGGCGTGGTCAGCCGGACGATGGCCGACTCGACGCTGCGCATCGTGCGCATTGAGGGCGACGAAAGGCGGCAGCTGCAGGCGACCGTGTTTCTGCAAGTAATCGAAACAAGGTCGGCCACACGCATCGAGAACGCGGAAGAACCTCTGGAGCAGCTCGAACCGGTGGAGGCGAAAGAGGAGCATGCGGACAGCAAGGGTACAGCGCCACCCGTCGGGGAATTACCGCACCCGCCACCGGAGGAACAGCGGCCCGATGGACCGGACCGACCCGGCTTTCTCATCTATCCGCTCATCCCGGGCGTATCGCCCTGCTACCGGACGGAGTACGGCGCCTTCATACTGCCCGATCTAGGCGCGGACAGTGAGCGGGGCCGCGCTATCGGGCTGGTAGTGCCGGCCGAGGCCGATGAAGTGGTGCTGGAGATTTTGGTCGCCTTCCTGCACGGCATTGTCACGCAGCCGTCCAGCAGCACGGGCCCGGCACGCGTTCGCAAGCGCTCCCTCCTGCCCGACTCGACCACCGTGTCGGCCGGCATCATCAAGGGTGCCTTCTACCTTTCGCAGGGCTTAGTGCGGGGCGCGGAAAAGACGGGCCAGCTCATCGCTACCGGCACACCGTACGTTATTTCGAAGCTGGGCCAAAAGCAGCCGGCGGCAACGGTGGCGGAAGATGCGAccgcctccaccaccaccgtgcacGTGCCGAAGAACGTGCGCACCGGCATCGAGATTGCGAAAACGGTCACCGGTACGGCGGCGGGCGTGACGAGCTACGTGGCGGGCAAGGTCGGTACGGCCACGATGGCACTCGGCCGCTTCCTGGCGCCGCACATTCAGCGGCACGGCAGCGCCCTGCTCGCGTACGGTACGGGCATGAGCGAGCAGGCCGCCTCGGAGCGCATGAACGGTGCGCTCACGATCTGCGCCGGTGCGGTGGAGGGGTTCGGCACGGTGTACGAGGGGCTGGAGCGGTCCGCTTCCATCCTGGGGCAGAGCTTGAGCACCAGCACGGTCCAGATAGTGGAGCATCGGTACGGTACGGAGGCGGGCCGGGTGGTGGGCAGCTCGCTCGATACGGTCGGCAACGTGATCAATGTCACGCACAACATGAACTACATTACCCCGAAGGGGTTGGCCAAACGGACGGCCAAGAATGCGGGCAAAGCGCTCGTGGCCGGGTACAGGCCACCGGTGCCGGAGCtggacggtggtggcggtgaggCTGGTTCGGCGGGTGCAGGTGCTGCTAGTGCGGCGGTGGGCGAATCGTCACGCACCCAGCAGCGCATCGTTCCAGCGGCCGTACTTTACCCCGATCTGGCAGGATTAGCGAAGGAGGTGCAGCGGAAGGAAGGAGGGCATGATTAA